Proteins from a genomic interval of Methanohalophilus levihalophilus:
- a CDS encoding YihY/virulence factor BrkB family protein, translating to MVKLRKIAIQTIKKWNADNGTSFSAALSFYLILSLPSLFLFSLSLGGMFLKMERLQGAIINYISPFADEQIVNSLNLLFQQLPETGSLTIGLLSSFVLFLWSAGNIFIHLQKTINIMWGLKESREKWYRKLLQKRLSSFIAVFMFSLLLILSILAEIFLAIISKFLNEILPFSLDLIQYGSAVINFLVLTVFFIYIYTLLPEKSIETKFIAAGSILTVAFITLGKYLFSLYLSYSSLTTVYTQIGAFLAVFLWLYYSAIIVTVMIEFIKVYSDTLKQTVKSSNSQ from the coding sequence ATGGTAAAGCTCAGGAAGATTGCAATCCAGACAATCAAAAAATGGAATGCTGACAATGGAACTTCGTTCAGCGCAGCCCTTTCTTTCTACCTGATCCTTAGCCTGCCTTCCCTGTTTTTATTTTCGCTTTCCCTTGGTGGAATGTTTCTGAAAATGGAACGGTTGCAGGGTGCGATCATCAATTATATTTCACCCTTTGCAGACGAGCAAATAGTAAACTCCCTGAATCTACTTTTTCAGCAATTACCGGAAACCGGCTCTCTTACCATTGGGTTGTTGAGCAGTTTTGTGTTGTTCCTCTGGAGCGCCGGCAATATTTTCATCCATTTGCAGAAGACCATCAACATCATGTGGGGATTGAAAGAATCCAGAGAAAAATGGTACCGCAAATTGTTGCAAAAACGCCTCTCTTCTTTTATTGCGGTTTTTATGTTTAGCTTGTTGCTTATATTAAGCATCCTTGCAGAAATTTTCCTGGCAATAATCTCAAAATTCCTTAACGAGATCCTGCCGTTTTCCCTTGATTTGATACAATACGGATCTGCTGTGATTAACTTCCTGGTACTCACCGTATTTTTCATATATATCTACACACTACTTCCGGAAAAGAGCATTGAAACAAAGTTCATTGCTGCTGGTTCAATACTAACAGTTGCTTTCATAACCCTTGGAAAATACCTTTTTAGCCTCTACCTTTCGTATAGCAGTCTGACAACGGTCTACACGCAGATTGGAGCTTTTCTGGCAGTGTTTTTGTGGTTGTATTATTCAGCTATTATCGTAACGGTAATGATTGAATTCATTAAGGTGTATTCTGATACCTTGAAACAAACTGTGAAATCTTCAAACTCACAATAA
- a CDS encoding YggS family pyridoxal phosphate-dependent enzyme, with the protein MSVDENTKTVLKEIGNVKLVSVTKTVDAERINQSIRAGATIIGENRVQEFEDKCAEILPCERHLIGHLQSNKVKKAVQYFDIIQSVDSLKLIQDIDGKAEAIGKVQEVFLQVNIGDEPQKYGFDLDEINSVVSEIHSYDNILVKGLMCIPPYGSPEETRLYFRKMKALFDEMKGENSGNIDIQELSMGMSGDYRVAIEEGATMVRVGSGIFGNRKY; encoded by the coding sequence ATGTCAGTCGATGAAAACACAAAAACAGTTCTGAAGGAAATCGGAAATGTTAAACTCGTTTCCGTCACCAAGACCGTGGACGCTGAGCGGATAAATCAGTCTATCAGGGCAGGTGCAACAATCATAGGGGAGAACAGGGTTCAGGAATTTGAAGACAAGTGTGCTGAAATCCTGCCCTGTGAAAGGCATCTGATTGGTCATTTGCAGTCCAACAAGGTCAAAAAAGCTGTCCAGTATTTTGATATCATACAGTCAGTTGACTCCCTGAAGCTGATTCAGGACATTGACGGGAAAGCCGAAGCAATTGGAAAAGTACAGGAAGTTTTTCTTCAGGTAAATATCGGAGATGAACCTCAGAAATATGGCTTTGATCTCGATGAAATCAACTCTGTAGTATCCGAAATTCATTCATACGACAACATCCTTGTGAAAGGTCTTATGTGCATACCTCCGTATGGGTCTCCTGAGGAAACTCGTTTGTATTTCAGGAAAATGAAAGCGCTTTTTGATGAGATGAAAGGGGAGAATAGCGGCAATATCGATATTCAGGAACTTTCCATGGGTATGTCCGGTGATTACAGGGTGGCCATTGAGGAAGGGGCTACGATGGTGCGTGTCGGTTCCGGAATTTTCGGGAATAGGAAATATTGA
- a CDS encoding MBL fold metallo-hydrolase has translation MKSFQTGSVTIEWLGHAGFVLKDREHVVYIDPYKVPPYVGHDLQADLLLITHEHHDHCSPQSITKVRKSTATTLIPESCNLEFRGDARRIDAGDILHDELSIKGLNIEVVPAYNIEKSNHPKGMGVGYIVEIGGKRIYHAGDTDLIEEMKKIDADVALLPIAGYGMDEKAASEAVSWIRPEVVIPMHYGTLEGMDGDLDLFISLVKEKAQDVEVVILENIVEG, from the coding sequence CCATGCAGGTTTTGTTCTCAAGGACAGAGAGCATGTTGTTTACATTGATCCGTATAAAGTACCTCCATACGTAGGCCACGATTTGCAGGCGGATCTTCTTCTGATTACCCATGAACATCATGATCATTGTTCTCCGCAATCAATCACAAAAGTGAGGAAAAGTACGGCTACAACATTGATCCCGGAAAGCTGTAATCTTGAATTCCGTGGTGATGCAAGACGGATTGATGCAGGAGACATTTTGCATGATGAGCTTTCCATTAAAGGGCTCAATATAGAAGTTGTTCCTGCTTATAACATTGAGAAATCCAATCATCCAAAGGGAATGGGTGTTGGTTATATCGTTGAAATTGGTGGAAAGCGGATCTATCACGCAGGTGATACCGATCTGATTGAGGAAATGAAAAAAATCGATGCAGATGTTGCCCTCCTGCCCATTGCAGGATACGGAATGGATGAGAAAGCAGCTTCAGAAGCAGTTTCCTGGATTAGGCCTGAAGTCGTAATTCCAATGCATTATGGAACTCTGGAAGGAATGGATGGGGATCTCGATCTTTTTATTTCCCTTGTAAAAGAAAAAGCGCAGGATGTTGAAGTAGTCATTCTCGAAAACATTGTTGAAGGATAA
- a CDS encoding transcriptional regulator codes for MEEELMGFVTGNNNRQKLLTLLGSKGELDVKHISKLMHVIEPSVEKMVSELEEKGLLSGNNGLYSLTEEGTAIERKIQNI; via the coding sequence ATGGAAGAAGAACTCATGGGTTTTGTTACAGGAAACAATAACAGACAGAAACTTTTGACTCTTCTGGGTTCCAAAGGGGAACTGGATGTAAAACACATTTCTAAACTCATGCATGTGATCGAACCTTCGGTTGAAAAAATGGTTTCCGAACTTGAGGAGAAAGGTCTTCTTTCCGGGAACAATGGCTTGTATTCCCTCACTGAGGAAGGTACTGCCATTGAGAGGAAAATCCAGAATATCTGA
- a CDS encoding ribonuclease P protein component 4, which translates to MSRSRKQQKSLIKEMAAQRIRRLFELAEAEFETHPERSSRYAALARRMGMRHRVRLPRDLRQKVCRSCDSYLVPGSTSRVRLQKNNVCITCLKCGRIMRYPYKR; encoded by the coding sequence ATGTCACGCTCCCGCAAACAACAGAAATCTCTCATTAAAGAAATGGCTGCACAGCGCATACGCCGTCTTTTCGAGCTTGCGGAAGCGGAGTTTGAAACTCATCCTGAAAGAAGTTCAAGGTATGCTGCTCTTGCACGCAGGATGGGGATGCGACACCGTGTCCGCCTTCCGCGGGATTTGCGCCAAAAGGTATGCAGAAGCTGTGATTCTTATCTTGTTCCCGGAAGTACTTCAAGGGTCAGATTGCAGAAAAATAATGTTTGCATTACCTGCCTTAAATGCGGAAGAATAATGCGCTATCCTTACAAGCGTTGA